Below is a genomic region from Trichoderma asperellum chromosome 2, complete sequence.
CGCGATCTTCAGGACTCTGAGACGCGCACAGTTCTACGATAAGCAGTTTAAAAATTCATATACTGAGATACTCCATCTTAACTGGGAAAAAGAGGGTGACCTCCGATTTCAAGCTGCTAGTTTGGAACAGAGCTTAAGAAACAAACTTTCAGAAACATATCACGTCGAGCTTTTTGAGAGGCGCGATCCCCCACCAAAGCCTTTAGGTGTTTTGAAGCCGAAATCTTCAGCAAAAAAGGCACCTCTAGAATATTCTGATGAAGAAATATTGACCAGttcagacgaagaagaattcGTCATACTTGACAACAACCCCGATATGACGATGACCGATGAAGATTTTTTCAAGAGTGCTCCTGAGTCACCACTACAACGACACGACCGCGAAGCAAGCCACCCTCTGTCTGAGGTTGATGCCTCAATGGTTATTGATCTCACACAAGTAGAATCTTTGGTGGAACCCCAAGTCCGCAAAGCGACAATAGAATGCATTGATTTGACAATATCCCCCATTAAGAAAAAGGTGGATGAGGCCCCTCCTCTCGTTAAAGATGAGCCAATCGATTTGATAGGAGAAGTCCCGCCTATGGATCAACTGGGAAGCTTGGAGAAGATTGGCGAGACTCCTGTAAAGCATTGGACAAAAGCAAAAGATCGTTGGAGATTGGTCCTCTGTCTGTTATGGAAGCTCATACAAGCTCGCCGTGAGCCGATTCTCCAGCTCATGCAAGAAAATGCAGCGGAAGATGCCTGGAGGTTGTCGATAGGCTTCTATCAGGTAAATCCCTTTACCAAAGGGTCGGAAATCGGAGAAGATCCAGCAAAAACTACGGCGTTTGATCTCACAAAGCTTTTCTTGAGCTGCTCTCAGTGCCGTCAGTACACAGATGACCGCGTCGTGGCTTTGaacaagaaagacaagaacCGTCTCAGCCGTGCGAAAGCCTTTTTCCCGGCCTTCCATGCATTTATTAGAGAGTGGGCCCCTAAATATCCGCAGAGCAGCCAAATTTATAGAACGGACGCTTTTGACGATGAAATTGGACCAGATGATCTTGATGAGTATTCTGCCAATATCATAAAGAGTCCTTCAGAGCCACGCAAACGCGTGGTCAAAGAGATTGttcaagacaaagaaggccTTGAGCTCCGAGAGCAAGGAAAGAAACGCGCTGAGGAGTATCAGGCCCGCGCAACGAAAAATTTGAATCTCGCCACGCTATCTACTACCATGACAGAGCGTGAGGCTCGATTGATAATCAACGAAAGTAAGCAAGATGACCAGCCATTCATCTATATAAGTAGCACCATCGGCGACCGCATAAAAGACCACCAGATCAAAGGAGTCCGGTTTCTATGGAATCAGATTATTCTTGACTCAGACCTTCATCAAGGCTGTCTTCTGGCGCATACCATGGGTTTAGGAAAGACCATGCAGGTCATTACTCTTCTAGTGGCTATAGCTGAGGCTGCTAATTCGGATGATGAGTCAATAAAGGCGCAGATACCCATAGACTTGAGGAGGTCACAGTCACTCATTATATGCCCCGCTGGATTGGTTAACAACTGGCTTGATGAAATCAAGGCATGGTCACCTGAAGACTTACTTGGTAATGTGTTCATGGTTGAATCGGCCCATGCCAAACGAGAACAAATTTCAACAATTGAAGACTGGGGACAGTATGGTGGTGTACTGGTTATTGGACATGAGATGTTCAAAAGAATGCGGTCTGTAAACGACAACATCAAAGAGATATTGACGAACAAAGCCAACATGGTCATTTGCGATGAGGCCCACATGATGAAAAATCCTGATAGCCAGCTTCACCAAGTCTTACAAGATTTCCACACCAAAAGGCGAATTGCTTTGACCGGCTCGCCGTTATCTAATAGCGTCAATGAATACTACTCAATGATAAACTGGGTGGCACCAGGGTATCTTGGCCCCAAAAAGGAGTTTACGGATATATACACAGACCCTATTGAAAAGGGACTACacagtgagagtgagaggtCAGAGAAGCGGAAGGCCCTGAAAATGTTGGAAGTGTTGAAGATGACTGTTGCACCCAAAGTGCAACGAGCCACTGTCCAGGCTGTCAAGCATGAGCTACCTCCCAAATATGAATTTGTCATATTTGTCAAACCAACTCCTCTTCAAGAAAGGCTCTACGGCATATACTTGAATGAAATGATGGCTACTTCATCAAAGACGACGGTCTTTAATCTTGTACAGAAGCTGGGGATTATCTGCAACCACCCTCGCTGCTTCAAACAGCAGATGCTGAATCAAAAGGCAGCATTAGCGATAACGACTCCAAAAGCTGCATCGCAGCCTATAAGCGGCACAGGAGTTGAGGAAGCAGACGACGAGAGCGAGAGTCCTGATTGCTCAACAAAATTTTCCCTGAATATGATCTCGACTGTTCTTAAGGAGACAAACGGGAAAGATATTGCCAATCCTGAACTTTCGCAAAAAGTTGCGCTCCTCCTCGTGGTATTAGACCAATCACGCGCTGTGGGAGACAAAGTCATTGTCTTTAGTGAATCTATTCACACATTAAACTACCTCGAGGAGTTGTTTAAGCAACAGAGGCGAGCAGTACAGCGACTAGACGGTTCCACACCTGTGAGCAAACGGCAAGGTATGGTCAAGGCTTTCAACGCTGGCAAGGCCGGAGAGTCGGAGGTCTACCTTATCTCTACAAGAGCTGGCGGAGTGGGCCTCAACATACAAGGAGCGAACCgagtcgtcatcttcgattTCAAATGGAATCCAGTCAATGAGCAACAAGCTGTTGGCCGATCCTACCGGTTTGGCCAAGAAAAAACGGTCTATGTGTATCGGTTTGTCATTGCAGGCAGCTTTGAAGAGGTGCTACAAAACAGGTCCGTTTTCAAGACGCAGCTCGCATCGAGTGTTATAGACAAAAAGAACCCCATTGCCTGGGGCAAGCGGAATGGAGATTTATTTAAGCCCTTGTGGACAAAGCCAGCCACCGACCTCAGTCCTTTCCTAGGTCGAGACAAAATACTGGATAAGCTTATTGAACAGTCAGGAACCAGCGGAGCTATTCGGCAAATTCTCTCAACAGACACgtttgaagaggaagatccTACAAATGAGCTAACagctgaagagaaaagagatgcTCAAGAGCTGCACGACATGGAGCGGCTGAAGCAAGCCGACCCtgataaatatagaaaagtttgggaagaaaaacaaagaagagcaCAGATTCGAGCTATGGCTGCAGCCGCTCCACAGTCTCTAGGGGCACAAATGCCATCCCCGTACTCATCCCCGTACTCAGTTCAACCGCAATCTAATCAGCAAGCGTCTGTTAATCCGGGAATTTCCTTCCACCCAGTGCCAAGCGCCAACACGCCGTCACTCTGGCAAGCCCAGTCGGCCCCCATCGTGCCAACTGCCTCTCGTGTGAGTAACAATGCATGATCTCCCATTACTCGCTAGCTCGCAGCTAATTTTGCCTGAAATCAAGGCGCACTTTCCATCGTCAGCTCCTTTACCTATAACAGGGGCGAACACATATATCCGAAATCCTGCTGCTTTTACTAACCCTTCCGAAAACACAAACGTTATAATGCCCATCAGATCTTCATCTACCCCGGAACAAGGGGCAGAAGCTAGGCCGAGACCGCCAGACCCAAGTTCTGCGTCAATATTGGCATCAACACCTACAAATCCACACGCCGTAACTACGCCAAGTCAAACGACATCCTTGTTCAGCCAGCCTCGAACTCAGGCTAAGATGGATTTCGAGAAGGTGCTGGCTACATTGATAAGCGGCCAGCTGGGTTATACAGGTAACGGGACAGAGCTAGCAGAAAAAATCACAGTGGGCGTTGCAGATGCTCTGAAGGAGCAGGCGAAGGGATTTGTACCTGACAATCTTCGCTGGCGCTTGTTACTCAACCTCGTACGAGAGCATCACCGGCTCGTGCTGGCGATAATGTGGGGAAACTGCAGCCCTGAATACTTGGCAACAGCGCCAGACAAAGAAATCCACAACAGGATCTCACTCATGAACAGCCAGCCGCAGGATGACTTTGACGCTCAATTGCGACGCAGTGCTAGTGCTCCTGATCCAAGCGTATGTCCAGCCCTCATTACTCCCATCTCTCTCCGATATCTCCCCGATACCTTTCCTTTTGGCAAGCACTTCACTCTCGAAAAAAAGCTTAGACTAACTTTTGACAGAACTTgcatagtaatattaataggcCCTCGGCGCGATCAGCCCAAGCTAATGAAGATGCCGAAGCCATGCGGCAAACTGTCCATAACAGGACGGAACGCAATTTTCGGCTACCGCCTTGGGCAAATAATGCGCTTTCGAAAAGCAACAGCCAGACCccataaaagaaaatggatATAAGGCATTGCGGATTGCAAAGCAATTTCTATTTCGTGTTTGCGGCATAGTGCGGCGCAGTGCGGCGTTGGGAGCGGCCTTTTTaacgggaaaaaaattgGCCACACTCGTTTTCTgattaatttttctttttcttttcagttTCATGTCAATGTAGCAAGATACCCCCAACTACAAACATAGGAGGAGATGTGTGAGTGGCGTTtcgcagaaaaaaaaatcatttcagtgacaaaaaaaaaagcctaagAGACAGTTGATTTTAACAGAATCGTTTCGAAAAATTGATTTTAATAGAGTCGTTTCGAAATAAGCAGCATGAATTGAGTTGAAATCCCGTAGCGTATACTTTGTAAGGATTGTACTACTTTGTAGCAGCCAAGGCGCCGAGTGATTTTTCTAGTGGTCTAGAGCGTCTAGAGCCACCAAAAATCAGTCCATAAACTGACGCGCTGAGTCAATGCCGTAACAGGACGACGATCGGCTTTAGTCTTGTGCTGAGGTAGCATCGACAATTGGCGACTTAGTAGAATCTACTAATGCTGTTTCCATTCATGAAGCTAGCAAATGTTCATCTGCCGTGCTGCATGTAAGCGAGTAACTGCATTACGTTGTGTCAAGACACATGTACCAAGTATTATTCTTGACGTTGCTTGGCGTCGCTCTTATTAAGCTAGCTGCCATCGAAGGCGTATTGCTATACGCCATTACTAAGGGACGAATTCGGCAACATATGCCGGATAATTAAGCGGTCTGCATATGACAGGGACAGTAAAGGGAATACGCGGAAGCAATAAAGTGATACGCAGTTCCCCAAATCGATAAtcatcgccattgccgaTTTATGTGCGTACCATGTTATTTGGTGTGCACGTCATCCTCAGGTTCTCTTATTTATTATGGTGTATTTTTCGTAATATGGTTGGTATGGGACAATGTTGGCTCTGTGAGTTGAATAAGTATAATAGCCTAAACGTTACTTGAGTCTCTATTCCGAAGCAGTCAACTAGGTATTACTATTATGTCCTGAAACAAGTAAGTCCGCAGGATGAATGCCACCTGTGGATTGAACCGCATGCAACAAATGTTTAGAATGAGTagaaagtttaaaaattCAGCCTCTTGGCTTACAAGTATCAAAAATTGAAATATGCCCAACTTTAATTACCTTTGTGGTTTCTGTTTGGCACTTATTACTACATGCATGCCGCGGCTGGATCGTGTGTTGGGTGACGGACACAAGGACAGTCTGTTGGCCCCTCCAAGCAGCTGGAGTGACATCGCCCTTGCTTGAGATCGAATCCACTGCGATCCAATCAGAAACGAGATGGAACGTTCCAGCCGCACCGTGATCTGACAGGCTGACTGCGCGCGCATCTGCAGGTGCTACTGTATGTACTGTATTGTAAAATCCGCAGAGAGCTGAGCAGCCGGGCAAATAGACGACCGACAAAATACCCTCGCCCGCCAGGCTCGACTCGGCGCGAAACCAGGGCGGACATCGGCGCCACGAACATGCCTTCTTCTGggcttctctttgctttccaTGGATACGTTGCCGCGCATGGGTCCCGGATAATTGCCTAGTTGCGCGCCCAGCGAATGGGGACGTGAACAATTCGCTTCAGTCAGCAAAAACGAACGATGGCCGCTCCGAAGCCGCGGCGGCCGGGATTCACTCGGGAACTGAATTGTGGGGCCTCCGTTGGGCGGGCGCTGAGTCAAAAAAAGTGTCTCCAGTCTCAGCTGCGCCCGAGTATATCTGGAGCCGTGGTCCCCGAAACATTGGTCTCAGCCTTTGATTCTCTACTTTCatcatttcttcttgttAATTTGAATTGGCCCATTGAGAATTGGACATCAATTCTTGTGGACTTTTCTGGAACAAATTTCACTCTGCCGAGGCTCTGTAGTGCACAGGACTAAAAAAGGCTTCCCCGGAAGTTTTTTTGGTGGCTGGAACTTTTATTCCTCCGCTTAGCTCGTCTCACTAACTTGACTAATAAACCACCAcgaccctttttttcttcttctctccatctctctcttcactgtTGCCACTTGTCGTCAGCAACATTGAACCTCTGCTCCAACGCAATATCCACTCGATTGTCACCACACAGGGCTGATTGAACCTCTCCGCCATGGACAGCGTTCTGCGTCAATCCAAGGCCATGTGCCCGTTCCTCAAGTCGGCCTCGCCCGCCACTCTGCGGGCCATGTCGACGGCCACCCGCCCCAGCCCGCGAGCCTCGCCCTGCGGCGGCACCATgtccaagctgcagctgtaTGCGCACCGCTGCCCCGTCATGGGCAAGGCCATGGCCGTGCAGTCGTCCAAGTATGGCGCTGCGGCCGGCATTCGTGCTTTCTCGGCGCCGTCCCGCACGGACAAGGCTCGGATTCACACGAGCCGTAACCAGGAGGCTCGCGCTGTGGAGAGCCCGATTCTGGAAGGACGAAAGAACGGTATGTGTAATTGCCATGATATGTACATGATATATGCACGATATATACGATATAAATGGGTGTATATGCAATATACATGTTCCTTTTGCTGACGTCTATGCCTCGGCTGTAgttccgcctcctcctcctaccACGGTGACTCCTCGCAAGGATGTGCCGCCTGTTGTCGCGTCCGCCTTCACCTCGGCCGGCAAGTTTGCTTATGAGGACTTTTACCAGGCAGAGCTGGATAAGAAACACAAGGACAAGTCTTACCGTTATTTCAACAACATCAACCGTCTCGCCAAGGAATTCCCAGTGGCGCACATGGCCGACAAAAAGGACAAGGTGACCGTCTGGTGCGCCAACGACTATCTCGGCATGGGCGGTAACCAGCATGTGCTCGATACCATGCACCAGGCATTGGAGGAGTATGGTGCTGGTGCGGGAGGCACGAGAAACATTTCCGGACATAACAAGCACGCAGTTGAGCTGGAGGCGACTCTGGCCAAGCTCCACGCCACAGAGTCTGCCTTGATGTTCAGCTCATGCTACGTTGCCAACGACGCTACCCTGGCCACCCTCGGCAGCAAACTGCCAGAGTGTGTTATCCTATCAGATAGCTTGAACCACGCTTCCATGATCCAGGGCATACGCCACTCGGGAACAAAGAAGATTGTCTTTAAGCATAACGACGTAGCGGATCTGGAGGCCAAGCTGGCGTCCCTACCCCTGCATGTGCCCAAGATCATCGCCTTCGAGTCTGTTTACAGCATGTGCGGTTCCATTGGACCCATTGAGGAGATTTGCGACTTGGCGGAGAAGTACGGAGCCATTACCTTTTTGGACGAGGTCCACGCCGTCGGCATGTACGGCCCATCCGGCGCTGGTGTTGCCGAGCATCTGGACTGGGAAGCACATGCCGCTGGCAGACCCCGCGGAACCATCATGGATCGCATTGACATCTTCACCGGTACACTTGCCAAGGCTTACGGAACCGTCGGCGGTTACATTGCGGGCAGTGCCAAATTCGTCGACATGattcgctcgctcgctcccggcttcatcttcacctCCACCCTGCCCCCGGCAACCATGGCCGGAGCCAGGGCTTCTATCGAGTACCAGATGGCTTATGATGGCGACCGtcgtctgcagcagcttcacaCCCGCGCCGTCAAGGAAGAGCTCAACGCTCGCGACATCCCCGTCATCCCTAACCCGTCTCACATTGTCCCCATCTTGGTCGGCAACGCTGCCCTGGCCAAGGAGGCTTCGGATCTGCTCCTGAGGGATTACAAGATCTACGTCCAGGCCATCAACTACCCCACCGTCCCCGTTGGCCAGGAGCGTCTCCGTGTCACTCCCACCCCGGGCCACAACAAGGAACTCCGAGAGGAGCTCGTGAACGCCCTTGACGAGATCTGGACTCGCCTGGACATCAAGCGCACTTCGCAATGGGCTGCCGAGGGCGGCTTCATTGGCGTCGGCGTCGAGGGCAACGAGCCCGAGCCCCTGTGGACTGATAAGCTGCTGGGCATCGAGCAGGCCACGCAAGAGGTCAAGGCCGCCGGTGTTGGTCCCAACGGCATCACCGAGGCTCTGCTCGCCCGCGAAGCAAGCAACGCCAGCCGCGCTATGGACGTGTCGGCATAAATTGACTGAAGCGCCATTGTGTGCGATGAGTCGCGCGGCGGCTTGCTTTTGTTGGCCGGCTGCAAATCAAGTTCACTTCTAAATAGCCTACTTTTTGataagtctttttttcttttaaacaaGAACCACCTACTGCAGCTAAAgctgccaaaagaaaagtcgGGGTTTTGAATCAATACAAACCAATCCTTCCTTGGTGTCTGACAAGATGCCGCCTATAAATACCTAGagtgcctctctctctcccctgcTTATATGCCGTGATGTGATATGACATGATTTCTCGGCAGCAGTAGTATCTTGGTAACTGCCTCCGCTGTCTAAGCTTAACATTTGAGTTTTGTTAGTGTCCATCTGACAAGTCCCCTCCTGCATATTCCTTTAATCAAATGCTACTGCGATGGATGCCCTGTAAGACAGACGCCCACTCTTAAAAGCGCGCCACTTCTGCAGGCATCGTTCCATGGCATCCTGATCCCGCAATTCAGCATGTAGGATTCGGCATCCCGgccgtcttttttttctccggaGATATCTCGCAGCAACCTCGTCCCCACGGCTTCATCCCTAATCCGGCCTAGTGCACCATGTGAGCCTATCGGAGCTGGAAAAACATCCCGGAAGCGACGACGTTCAATCCCAGCTCCACAAGGCCAGCTCCAGACGGACAGCCGGCGCAATATCGTGTCCGATCCTCCCAAACCGTGGCTTCGTGGGACGGACTGTCTTTTACACGGCAGCGAATCCCGAATCGTCGAGagaatcttctcttcttctctctgccttCCTCTACTCTTATGACGCGTTGCTGATTGGGTGACTGGTTGCCTGTTTTGAATCCCTCTTCCATCCTGTGTACTAATTCCCTCCCGCCGTCTCATCCTCTCTCTATTCcatctttcttccctctcgTGATACCAACGGAGTACAGTCTCGCCGTATCTCACTTATAGACTGTCGGCGTCGGGAAAtcgtaaaagaaaaaaaaaaaggtcttACCTTACCCAAATACCCATACGCTCTGCattacatacacacacattcACACATTCACACCTCGGCATCCACCCCGATACGTACGACAAGGGAAACTCTGCATGCGCGAGACGGCCTCATATTTGTACCATCGACCCCCAAGACCGGCCTCCAAACGCCCACCCCGGCGGCCATGGAACCCACCAGTAAAGGTCCCAAGGCCTGCACTACATGCGCAAAGGCCAAAGCACGGTGCATACCCGGCCCGGACAAGGACAGCAAGTGTGAAAGGTATGGATCTGTGATATCCCTCTTACTTCTTATGGTTTGCCCGTGCCGTGCGGCCTGTGTTTGCTCCGGGCCGAAATCCCGGGAGGTGCGTGGGGGCAGCGGATTCGATATCGCTGCTCCCTCGGTTCGGAGCCAAgtgactctctctctctttacttCGGCCTGCTATTcgtctcttcatctctcatgtctcttccttctctccccCTTCCGGCTAGCTGCCCTGCTCTGTCTTAGACTGGTTGTCTGTTTCGACTCATCATACTCATGTGCTTGTCTATTATAGATGCCAGAGACTGAAGAGAGAATGTGTCTCACAGCGGCCTGCTCCGCCTCGGGCCAAGAAGCCGCCCAAGAGGTCTCGCGTTgccgagctggagaagaggctggatgAGCTGTCGTCTCAGTTTGTCGATGgggctgccgctgccgccgccataAATCCCATATCAAGCCAGCAGTCAGGAGACTCACAGTCGATATCAGCCTCATCGG
It encodes:
- a CDS encoding uncharacterized protein (EggNog:ENOG41); its protein translation is MDPNVPPLSASLAQMGSIHEDDPFLWDTETLSKEICSQNTPWIKNPAALAAKLVDQDIDGHTLLTYELLFSRAELMECLNMTTARSKAGLAETILNFQARSKSFRSWKKNFSKNQSMLLSDDEQHDLKAELSPIPPLKRLLDPTPTPNAHSISAQHEPQGIAEAPLGNDQITQVFDDTLLETDGDYPMQLNGDADFATSVDSANGIPSINPQDSPDTPTDARVGEEKSCQRRCLAPMNLSAKLPLEYSPPLEYSYLGSKGLCRQTILSSTIDAPDHPWMNLGRGGFAVLSPNHAKPPGQRLVVNRILQKRFLKNSRKEATLKRGFIPLQSPTPSNKSASVIDFDDLPDSWDEETQREIDEEKAEAAARKRELARYLSRERAAAILKDEIAAMEAKWRETKLPRLQHTAYKDWMGAKRNGGMKSAIFRTLRRAQFYDKQFKNSYTEILHLNWEKEGDLRFQAASLEQSLRNKLSETYHVELFERRDPPPKPLGVLKPKSSAKKAPLEYSDEEILTSSDEEEFVILDNNPDMTMTDEDFFKSAPESPLQRHDREASHPLSEVDASMVIDLTQVESLVEPQVRKATIECIDLTISPIKKKVDEAPPLVKDEPIDLIGEVPPMDQLGSLEKIGETPVKHWTKAKDRWRLVLCLLWKLIQARREPILQLMQENAAEDAWRLSIGFYQVNPFTKGSEIGEDPAKTTAFDLTKLFLSCSQCRQYTDDRVVALNKKDKNRLSRAKAFFPAFHAFIREWAPKYPQSSQIYRTDAFDDEIGPDDLDEYSANIIKSPSEPRKRVVKEIVQDKEGLELREQGKKRAEEYQARATKNLNLATLSTTMTEREARLIINESKQDDQPFIYISSTIGDRIKDHQIKGVRFLWNQIILDSDLHQGCLLAHTMGLGKTMQVITLLVAIAEAANSDDESIKAQIPIDLRRSQSLIICPAGLVNNWLDEIKAWSPEDLLGNVFMVESAHAKREQISTIEDWGQYGGVLVIGHEMFKRMRSVNDNIKEILTNKANMVICDEAHMMKNPDSQLHQVLQDFHTKRRIALTGSPLSNSVNEYYSMINWVAPGYLGPKKEFTDIYTDPIEKGLHSESERSEKRKALKMLEVLKMTVAPKVQRATVQAVKHELPPKYEFVIFVKPTPLQERLYGIYLNEMMATSSKTTVFNLVQKLGIICNHPRCFKQQMLNQKAALAITTPKAASQPISGTGVEEADDESESPDCSTKFSLNMISTVLKETNGKDIANPELSQKVALLLVVLDQSRAVGDKVIVFSESIHTLNYLEELFKQQRRAVQRLDGSTPVSKRQGMVKAFNAGKAGESEVYLISTRAGGVGLNIQGANRVVIFDFKWNPVNEQQAVGRSYRFGQEKTVYVYRFVIAGSFEEVLQNRSVFKTQLASSVIDKKNPIAWGKRNGDLFKPLWTKPATDLSPFLGRDKILDKLIEQSGTSGAIRQILSTDTFEEEDPTNELTAEEKRDAQELHDMERLKQADPDKYRKVWEEKQRRAQIRAMAAAAPQSLGAQMPSPYSSPYSVQPQSNQQASVNPGISFHPVPSANTPSLWQAQSAPIVPTASRAHFPSSAPLPITGANTYIRNPAAFTNPSENTNVIMPIRSSSTPEQGAEARPRPPDPSSASILASTPTNPHAVTTPSQTTSLFSQPRTQAKMDFEKVLATLISGQLGYTGNGTELAEKITVGVADALKEQAKGFVPDNLRWRLLLNLVREHHRLVLAIMWGNCSPEYLATAPDKEIHNRISLMNSQPQDDFDAQLRRSASAPDPSNLHSNINRPSARSAQANEDAEAMRQTVHNRTERNFRLPPWANNALSKSNSQTP
- the ALV1 gene encoding 5-aminolevulinate synthase, mitochondrial, which codes for MDSVLRQSKAMCPFLKSASPATLRAMSTATRPSPRASPCGGTMSKLQLYAHRCPVMGKAMAVQSSKYGAAAGIRAFSAPSRTDKARIHTSRNQEARAVESPILEGRKNVPPPPPTTVTPRKDVPPVVASAFTSAGKFAYEDFYQAELDKKHKDKSYRYFNNINRLAKEFPVAHMADKKDKVTVWCANDYLGMGGNQHVLDTMHQALEEYGAGAGGTRNISGHNKHAVELEATLAKLHATESALMFSSCYVANDATLATLGSKLPECVILSDSLNHASMIQGIRHSGTKKIVFKHNDVADLEAKLASLPLHVPKIIAFESVYSMCGSIGPIEEICDLAEKYGAITFLDEVHAVGMYGPSGAGVAEHLDWEAHAAGRPRGTIMDRIDIFTGTLAKAYGTVGGYIAGSAKFVDMIRSLAPGFIFTSTLPPATMAGARASIEYQMAYDGDRRLQQLHTRAVKEELNARDIPVIPNPSHIVPILVGNAALAKEASDLLLRDYKIYVQAINYPTVPVGQERLRVTPTPGHNKELREELVNALDEIWTRLDIKRTSQWAAEGGFIGVGVEGNEPEPLWTDKLLGIEQATQEVKAAGVGPNGITEALLAREASNASRAMDVSA